The Chaetodon trifascialis isolate fChaTrf1 chromosome 11, fChaTrf1.hap1, whole genome shotgun sequence nucleotide sequence AGGGGAGTCCATCTCTGAACAAGGACCTATCAGAACCTGAGGGAGAGGGTAGCGCCGTCCACACTGAGGATCAATCGGAATGATCAGAGGGGATCCATACTGTCGCCTCATGAATGTTGACGTTTCTACATTTGTAGAGGTCACCCTCACCTCCAAGTCCAGCCTAGATACCCGTGTTTCTAACGTTGTTGTGctgtgagtgagcgagtgagagTGAGTAGATTGACATTTAGTATTGTGTTACTGTGCAAATGCCTGGATAAAGCGTGCAGTGATGGATCCAGCTggttttattatgtatttttattatcgTCAAtgaatcccatgaaaagaccaaagccCAGCAGTGGATTTGTCTCGTAACGCTCTCTGACTTCCCTCAACTCTCTGAGgcgctttcatttctgttggTGTAAATCTTTAAAGGGaaacattttacacatcaaagtctgtctGCTACCAAATATATGAAAGAATTTGTATTAAGAGGGAGCTGTGCAAAgtctgataaattgcctcaagtgatgtcacttgagtcagggTCAGGTGGGACTACACTTTTGAAGATGAAAGAAATCTGGGAGTGTGGAGACGGCTACAGcccgctcctcatctctgcttgaggctagcggCTCGCGGCAACATTAGCCGCTACACACGACTCTGCGACCAAACTGTCAGTGGAtatgttgcattgtgggtaatgtaggcaccaagATTTTACAGGGAAGGAGAGGTCATAGAATGAAAAAGACCATATCTCTGGTCCTGTTGCATCAAATTTAATCCTTTACATGTGTAGCTTTACACTTTGTACTCTAGTCAGTATTTTCCGCACCGTGACCTTGTATAGAGATATTACCCATATAGTCATCATGATGAAGAAATATGTCACCCGGTGCAATGGCGTGACTCACTGTTATTAAAAAGCAAATTTCCTAAAGCAGCTGACACTTGTTTTTAGCAAACAATActcaaacagaggaaaaagtgaTCTGATGGATTATTTTACTGTTAGGTGAACCACTGCAACAGTGTGgcttgtttatgtgtttttgagtgCTGTGGTACAGAGGAATAACTTAACAGGCTATGGCTTCAAATGCAACACTAGTTTGGTCTTTTCACAGCATCTGTTGACAATAATAGAATATCACCAGCTTTAtctgagaaatgtgtgtgtgcgtgagtgtgtgtgtgtgtgtgtgtgtgtgtgtgtgcgtgtgtgtgtgtgattgtgtgcgcAAGAGACACTTTTTGACACTTTCCTTGCCATGCTCCAATCCGGTTCACACTCTTCAACATAATTTGAGTCTTCATGCCTAAACAACATCCGATAAACATGACTTCAAACATCAGACGGAGAGAAGTAAGCCACACACGAACAACGGGAGGGCAAAAGTCAGAGGAGCAAATAATAGAGAAGAAAgcacagaagaacaaagatGAGGAAAATTATTCCAATGAGCACATGGTGGTGGGAATTCAAAGTACTATCCGTTCACTAGCACTGGACTAAGACATCAAAGGGCCAGAAGTAATGGCTAATAATAAGATACAGTGGTTACATGTTTGCTGATATGCAATAAATTTACAGTAATAATGCAGTAAAGGGTGATTTAATAGCAACAGCATCATCACTAGATTGTCCAGACTTCACTGTTTACAACACTCTTGGCAGAGTTACATGTAATCAtcaggtttatttttttaattttacgATCAAATACTGGTGTCCACATCAGCCCCCTCCCCCCCTTCCCGAATATCCCCAATCTGCTGGGATCTATTGTTCACACGATGACAAAGGCAGCTTCCAAAGGTCCACCAAGCTTAGCACAGGGCTCCAAATAAGGATGAAGCACATTGTAATTACCATGAGTATAATTTACTGCACACGTAGCCTTGTTTGGCTTTCCAGGGGCTGATTCAATAAGGGCAATGTAGACTTGTCAGTCTTGTCACTTGAACTGCCTCCACATTTTCTGCTATGTGAATTTACTGTGTTTAACGTGTTTCTAGCATGACCAAGGAACGACACGTGAGCTCTGAGTGAAAGGCAGATACCGGCTGTTGTACagagaacacaaaacacacacatacacacttatACGCACACACGTATGCGGCCTGTAGATATTAACACCGTGATATGTTCCACGTATCTTAATCCAGCCTGGCCTCTAATGCTGTGTCCAGAAATGTAACTACTGTATGAAGCACAGTGATAACCCACAAGTTCAAAAACTGTTGTagagcaaagtgtgtgtgtgtgtgagtcctaGTTACGACCTTCAAATGGATGTAAGTATTTTAGCTTCATGCAACAATTTTGAGCCATACTTCAATCTTATGTGATATCATCGCAGCACACCGACTCTGGCTCATTTTTGTCCGTGTAAACATTCGTGCAACAATTTATTGACGTCTTAACTTTTTGTTTGCATATAGAATGTGAAGTAGTGCTCGCCATATAAGATAACGTATAAGGAGTTAAATGTAGAGAGTGCATAAGCTAATTTGCAGCGTATCTAGTTAAGCAATAAGTCTGTAGTATCTCCCTTTATATGGCACTGGCCTGTATATGCTTTGTACATATGAAAATACACGGATGAGACGTACATGCTATTGTACATAGGAGAATTATGCATTTGAAATCCAACAGCCATTGTTATTTTTCAGAGAacatgaaattgtttttgtacatgAGTGAATGATTAaattgaaaaaggaaaacacctTTAACAGCTGTGTTCGTTCCTTGTGTGCTCGGTTCGCGTGGGGTGAAAAAAGACCAGATCTCCATTcaaaaaaaacctcattttTATATATGCAGGACATTCAGACATTCAGTATCAAACATAGCCCAACCCACATGACGCAGCATGACCCAGAAAAAACAGCACTACAAAATATCCATAGAAAACCAATGCGATAGCAACACATGACTCTTCACAGAAATGTACAAAACTCAGTTGGAACAACAGCTTTACATTCTGGTTTAACTCTCCAATATacaattatatatatatactgtttaCAGCAGCCATAAACGGTGGATCAGTGCATGGAAGGCCTGAAGGAGGATGGGAGACAGAAGGCAGTGAGTGAAGAAGAGATgatcagagggaggaggaggaggaggaggaggaggaggaggaggacagatgttAACAGTGAAAGCAGAATAGACGATGTCATATCCAGAATCAACACGGACTCAAAGAGACATAAAGATGGACGACACATCACATCAAAaactctttctcctccttcttctcctcaacctcatccctctcctcctcttcatcgaaTGACGCCACTCCAGAGGAGGCCCGGTCAGAGAAGAAGCTTCTCGGGCTGCAGTGCCACACTCGGACCTCGTGAAACACGctgccctcctcatcctcctcgtcctcctctccagGAGACTCGGAGTGAGAGGTGGAGTAGCAGGAGTCGAACCTGCTGCTCCTGGCCCGAGGCCTCCACTCGGGCTTGTGGTAGATGCAGCCTTCGCCGTGCTGGTCCTCTAAAGGAGCCAGCTGCTCCTCATGACCATCcggcctctcctcctcctcctcctcctcctcctccaggaagGGACTCATGCAGTCGCTGGGTAAAGTAGGTGAATTGGTCTGGGATGAATGTGGGTCATTATGAGATGCAGGCCTACCACagagcaggctgctgctgctggagcccaGGGGACTGTCGGAGGGCGGCGCCTCACCGCCATCCGCCTCAGGCTGGCATGGCGGTCCTGTGATAGGATTGGACGTGCCGGCGTCTGAGGGAGGAGCAAAAAGTCAgaacacctgagggatggatAGATAAGTTGGGGAGGGGGTGGGAAGATGAGGCGTTTTGTCAGCGATGATGCAGAAATGAAGATGgtgaatgaaatgagatgaaaatgaaggaaatggAGGCAACTGTGAATACCTGAGCTCTGGCTGGACAAGGTGTAAGCCTGTCCGTTAGCGTGGGAGTCCTCGTCGTTGGAGTcttcgtcctcgtcctcgtccacGGATGCCCAGGCACGCAGCTTTGCTTCCGCAATGGCAAACTGCTCAGCCACTCCTAGCAGGACAACAGGCCCGTTAAATTAATGCAGCAACTTCTGTGAATGGCTGAACGTTTATACGTGTTTAAGAAAGTACAGATTACAGGAGAGACTGGAAAACAAAGGAATCCTGTATGTTTGTCATGTGACGGATTCAATTAGTTTGTAATCACTGAATGAATGTATCAAACAGAGCAAGACAAGGGAAATCTGATTGTTCCAGAGTTCATTGTCATATGGTATCTCCTATACCGGCTCCTATCAATTTTATAGGTCAGACTCATGAGTTTACaacaggcatgtccaaactattccacaaagggccgagtggctgaaggttttctttccaatcaagcagcagcacaccagacttgactcgtcagctgatctcagtcttcagacagctgattggtcagactgcatcctcttgactggttggaggaaaaacctgcagccacacggccctttgtggaagAGTGTGGACATGCCTGGTTTACAATCTACAGACTACAGATTTGTCTTTTAATGGACGGACCCCCTGCAGGGAGAATACAAAGGGCCCTTGGCGGGAATCAAACCCTGAACGTTCTGGCTGTGCAAACCATTGAGTCACCATGCTGGCAAATTATCTGCTGTCTACAAAATATGAGGAAACTaagaaaaatgctcatcacgGTTTCCAAGAGCCAGAAGTTACGTCTTCaaatttctcattttgtctgaCCCAAAGTccaaaatgctaaaatattcagcaaatgtttcatatttttgcttgaaaagtgaCTCAAACAATTAATTTTCCAGCTCTTTTCTTCGTTTGCGATcgaaaaaaagcaggaaaaaacatcTACGTTTAGAAGAATTGATAAAGATGTGAATTAAAAAGACATACAGTAGATTTATAATGCACAGGATGCACAgtatccccccacccccacccccccattcTCTCTCTTGATCAAACCACACCGATGTCACCGGCGCCAGAGAGGATGAGTCACAGCAAAGCGACAGGAGCTGTTGTACTGTTGGTGGGCAGTGAAGTGTTCCGGGACAGTGTCTAATAGGCCACCATCTGCTGCCAAGACAAGGCACCACCCAAAAGAAAGCGCGGTGGGTGGAGCCAACAGCCGACATACAGCAGTTTTAGGGGATTAGGTGCATGACAGAAGGTGGGAGTTGGCCAGGAGATGATGCCAGAGCTAAACCCGGCTAAGTAAGAGGATGcccaaacaaaaacatgcagacaccAGCGAGTAAAAGCTGGATACAAAACATATCCTTGGCTAAAGGTCACACCTGCAGCAAACCgagcctccttctctccttcagtCAGGTGGCAGTAGGAGCTGAAGTGGGAGTGGGCAGCCGGCGGTGGGTCGGCAGGTTTGGGCCAACCTTTCCACTCGATGAGGTGGGCGACCCGGCCCTGAGCCAGGGAGGTGGGCTTTGTCACATGGTCCCTCACTGCCTGAGAGATgcctggagacagagagacagagagctcgAGGTCAGAGTCTGGTTCAAGaaattcaacacatttaatcagtataaaagcacaaaaagtaaaaaaaaaaaaaaaaaagttattacCATTTAAGGAGGATCTGGCAAGTGCTGCAAACTCATGGATGCCGACACTTTTCCTCGAGTCTGCTGGAGATTTTCCTGACTTTGGAATCATTTCAATCTCCTCAAGTTTCACCTGCAAGATGAAGATTTTAGATTTGAGCAAACCCTCTTTTGGACCAACGCACGAAAGCAGCAAATAAGCTCCGTTTTGTCAACATCTGTGTGTCGCATCCACCTCTCTTCATCTAATTCAACATCTCCCAAAACCAATAAATGTTTACTGCGCCAATATTGACACGGTGAGATTTTGTGCAAACATTCTAATAGCATTGAAGTGAAAAGCTCAAATTCAAATACGAATCACATCGACAAACACACGACTGTGGCCTCCATGCtaaaataaatgctttattaaaaaaaataaataaataatgtaaaaaaggacatttcctacctcttcctccctttgtctctcccttctctctctacTCCTGTTACTCAGCCTCATTGTGGACATGCAGAGATGGTGTCACAGCGCAGCAAACCAGCACAACTAAAAGTCACAGCTTGGGCTCACTGGTTTAAACCACCACACAGACAAGCAAACAGCTATGCCCTACATTTACTGCACAGATGCTAAAGCCACAGTAAGCCGGTGAAACCGGTTAGAATGGTTGGGGTTGAGGGAGTTGAGGGCAGCGGTGACAGTCTCAATGCGACCGGGCAAACATATGGCGCGTGACCAGCTTCTGGTAAGCAGCTCCCGCCAGGCCTGCTCACCTCAAAGCTGCTGATCCCTATTAAAAGTGATATTGCTACCTAAGTGACTCAAAAAATCCACATATGGCTGCACCTAGCAGATCTGGGGGGTCAACTTACTGTGTGCCTGCAGAACATGGGGGCAGCTTggaaaatgtcttgtttttagGGCAGGTGAGTGGTTCAACAAGCAGGAAACATGTTGCCTGACTTGACAGATATCCTTAAGAAGATTGGCTGCCAAAGCAGCTAAGAAAGAGGAGTCAGATGCTTATGTTACACTCAAAAGTGACAGGAAATGTGTGTCAGAGGCACACGGGCAAGAAAGGAAGCCAGCAGGCGGTGATATGAGGTTCTCGCAGCACCGGCTGACGTTCAACACTCCTCAGAGGCGAGCTTCATCTGCAAACCTGTGAGCACCGCGGATGTCACTCATGCTCAGCACTGATAAACGCGCCACATGTTCGGCATGAGGAGCGCTGCAAGGCTCACGGCTCTGATTACAGCGCCGTGGACAGCTCGCCTCTGAATGGGAGACGCTGCAGGTGAAAAGAGTAAAGGTTCAAATAGATGAAAGCTCCCCAGCTGACGCAAAGACACTTAGTTTTTTTGGATTCCAGGTTTGTTTGTACATAAGCACCTGATGCATTACCCAATTAAATGAGCACGTTCTCTGAACAGAAATCTGAACTTTGGATAAAGCCAGGTTCACAAttcttgtttcattttctcaacATATTAGAGTCAAAGGTTTTAATAGAGGGAACTTTGGACATCTCTTTCTATCACtccaaagacaaaaataacactttcaacagcaattttaaaaaattcagTTTTTGCCTTGTTTATAGGAATAAGATGCACTTTCATCAGGCTGTGGATAATATATAAACAAACCCTTCCTTAAAAACCTTCAGAACATAGAcaggaataaaaaataaagaagtttTGCGCTACTGAAGGGAAGATTTCTGGCAGTACTGGAAATTTCCCCAGTAACATTAAGACAATCAATTTTTGTGTTAGAAGTTTTCTGAAATTCTATTGTTAAATATGCAAATAGGCCATTACATCTATTagaaatgtgctcatttgcataaatatCCAGAACAGTAATTTGAACTGAAGTAAAAacctaaatgtgtgtttttggacatttctcTTTCCTGAAAGAAGACTTGAATTGACCAGCGtataaaaaaataatgttttcacCTGGAGCGTGTTCTCTTACAGCATGCTGACAAAATAAGAGTCACCTAATGGACAtcagcttttactttgaaataaacAACTGCAGCCACTGTTAGAGCCGTGGATTAGGTCAAAGGCCAGTTAGCAGCATTTGTCACCACCAACACAGCAGTGGTTCCCTCCTCATCCTTCTCAATACAAAGCAGCAGGTTTCAAACTGATTGATAGTCTGATTTGGGTAATTATTACAGGCTAGACCagtaaagagcaaaaaaatCCACACACAACATTTTTCATTGGCACTCTCTTGTGGCCCAACAGAGGGGTCCCGACCCCCACCGTTCTCTGAGCAGTATATAGGTCACACATGTCATGTGGTTTAAACTCTCTGTTCATCTGTTGACGCAGTGTTTAGTGCTGAAGATCAGTTCATTGATGAGTCAGCTGACTGACAAATGCTTGGTGGTTTAAGTCATttctcaagcaaaaatgccaaattttCACTGGTTACTTCTTCAGAAATATCCAGTATTATCTGTGAATGgaatattttttgtgtgtgtctgacaaaataaaaaatacgaTAATTTGACATTGAAACTTACAACCACAACAATATAGATAAATACTCTCATAAAGACTAAATCATTTATAGAAGAATAATTGGGAGAtgaattaatgaaaacaaacattacttGAACTCTGAGATTGCTCCCTTTGATATTTCCAAACCTGTACACCTGCACGTGACTTGGCCTCTCTGGAGCTGTTCATTGTGTGATGTTGCTTTTGAAAACTCACTTTAACATACTGATTGCCTGCCACAGCTGACAAATGCTGCTGAATGGCATCCATCCTCAGCAGTTAACAGCTGTGATGAAGTTACTTGAAGTCCTTTTTCTCGAGGtgtttgaattattttgtccactcccTGCACAGGCagactggtgtgtgtgctgagctgaACAGGATGACACGCACACAGCCAGTGATGTGACTTTATGAGACCAACAAGTGGCATCGAGTGAAGCCAGTTCGCCTGCAGCCAGTCTGCATCTGACATGAATGGtggagctgcagtgctgcattTCCCCCCCCCTGGAAATGATTATATTCAACCAGCAGAAGAACGGCTGGAGAACACATCACCCCGCCATTGATGGTGCAGGCCTGCAGCCTGCAATTATGGGGAAAATAACGCGCGAGAGGCGCGGATGCCGCAGCGGGTCTCCTGGCAACCTCTGAAGTCTCCATCTGCATACCAATAGCTCCATACCTGCATCGCACAAACAACCACGGACATGCCGAGAGCCTACTGCCCTTCATGCGCACCTTCGCGGCTCGAGCGACGCTCGCgtgcttgttttgtttcccctcACGGCGACTCGAGGCACCTACCTGGAAGTCGGACCGCGGCGGCTCATGATAATGCGCTTAATTGTCTCCAATCCGATCAACAGATGACACCGCGCGGCTTGTCctcccgctgcagcctctgcagtgGCTCATTAATGCCACGCAGTCGGCGGAAACATCTTCCCAACTCCAGCATCAGGTCTCCAGCACAGACGCACCATTTGTTGCTCGGTATATGGGTTACACAGGCTGTCCAAATGTCTCCCGATGGCGAGCGTCATCAACGCAAGGCGGTGTCacatcccccctcctcctcctcctcctcctcatgcagCCAAGATACAGTAACCTGCAGCTTTGGCCCTGGAGAGCACTGCAGCTGATTCACTTGTC carries:
- the fam131aa gene encoding protein FAM131A isoform X2, translated to MIPKSGKSPADSRKSVGIHEFAALARSSLNGISQAVRDHVTKPTSLAQGRVAHLIEWKGWPKPADPPPAAHSHFSSYCHLTEGEKEARFAAGVAEQFAIAEAKLRAWASVDEDEDEDSNDEDSHANGQAYTLSSQSSDAGTSNPITGPPCQPEADGGEAPPSDSPLGSSSSSLLCGRPASHNDPHSSQTNSPTLPSDCMSPFLEEEEEEEEERPDGHEEQLAPLEDQHGEGCIYHKPEWRPRARSSRFDSCYSTSHSESPGEEDEEDEEGSVFHEVRVWHCSPRSFFSDRASSGVASFDEEEERDEVEEKKEEKEFLM
- the fam131aa gene encoding protein FAM131A isoform X1, which translates into the protein MSTMRLSNRSRERRERQREEEVKLEEIEMIPKSGKSPADSRKSVGIHEFAALARSSLNGISQAVRDHVTKPTSLAQGRVAHLIEWKGWPKPADPPPAAHSHFSSYCHLTEGEKEARFAAGVAEQFAIAEAKLRAWASVDEDEDEDSNDEDSHANGQAYTLSSQSSDAGTSNPITGPPCQPEADGGEAPPSDSPLGSSSSSLLCGRPASHNDPHSSQTNSPTLPSDCMSPFLEEEEEEEEERPDGHEEQLAPLEDQHGEGCIYHKPEWRPRARSSRFDSCYSTSHSESPGEEDEEDEEGSVFHEVRVWHCSPRSFFSDRASSGVASFDEEEERDEVEEKKEEKEFLM